The Oncorhynchus mykiss isolate Arlee chromosome 10, USDA_OmykA_1.1, whole genome shotgun sequence nucleotide sequence TGCGGCCAGGTATCTAAACTTGTTATCATAGTCGAATTACCGACCGGTGGGCCCCATTTGCTTTTTGTTACTCAGATATCATATTTAAAATAGCAAAaacctctctctgccccatggcaaaataagTAGaattcagtggaggctgctgaggggaggacggctcctaataatgtctggaatggagcaaaCGGGATggcatcaaccacatggaaaccatgtatttaaTACCGTTCCACTGATTCTGCACCTgtcattaccatgagcctgttctccccaattaaggtaccaccagCCTCCTTTAAAACTCAAGTGGGGGGGatactaaaatgttttgctcgcaaCGTGGGGGGATACGCAGACCCGCGAGCCTTAGGGATGAGTTTAGATTTTCTTGTGGCCCCctcccccatcaaagttgcccatccctccctttatatagtgcactacttttgatcaggtcccaatatggctctggtcaaaagcagtgcaccatatagggtgccatttgggacacggccCATGTGTTAGAAGAGCTCTGTCAGGAGCAGGGAGAGAAGATGGTTGTTTTGCTCTATAAACTATTTTAACTGTGTTATCTGTTAGCCCAAACAACATCCATTTCATTAACTCTCATGctgagcatcccaaatggcactctattccctatatagagccctgtgggtccaaaagtagtgcactaaatgcgTACTAGGGTGCCATTTTTAGACACAAGCTTATTGTTTCACTGGGCACACATGTTGCCTCCCCCCCCTATCCCACAGCCATCTGGctatatatactgtgtgtgtctcttctgtCCTATGTGTTGTAAAGATAACATACTGCTACAGAAGCCATGTGGGCATTGTAAAAGTTGTAGGCCTGTATATTCTTCCCCCTGCAGCAGACCCCTTGTGTATAGTGAAGCCCATGCATCTGGCCTGAAAGAGTTGTTCCCTTCCCCTATGTCTCACCTTGTTCTTCCCACTGTGGTTTTATTGGTACTGGTCTAGTGCTTTGTTTGTACATTTGGACATCCAATTCTCATTCCAGGTTAGAGTTAACATGACTttatctactctctctccctctttctttctttctttctttctctacctcttttctttttatctcgctctctctctctaccccaccctctctctctctctaccccactctctctctaccccactctctctctaccccactctctctctaccccaccctctctctctctctaccccaccctctctctctctctaccccaccctctctctctctctaccccaccctctctctctctaccccaccctctctctctctctctaccccaccctctctctctctctctaccccaccctctctctctaccccaccctctctctctaccccaccccctctctctctctctaccccaccctctctctctctctaccccaccctctctctctctctacccctctctctcactcgctctacgccactctctctctctacgccaccctctctctctctctctacgccaccctctctctctctctctctctacgccaccctctctctctctctctctacgccaccctctctctctctctctaccccacccaccctttctctctctctctctaccccaccctctctctctctctctctctaccccaccctctctatctctctctaccccaccctctctctctctaccccacccaccctctctctctctctctctctaccccacccaccctctctctctctctctctctctaccccaccctctctctctctaccccacccactctctctctaccccacccaccctctctctctctaccccaccctctctctaccccaccctctctctctctctaccccaccctctctctctctctctacgccaccctctctctctctctctctacgccaccctctctctctctctctctacgccaccctctctctctctctctaccccaccctctctctctctctctctaccccaccctctctctctctaccccaccctctctctctctctctctctaccccaccctctctctctctctctctctacgccaccctctctctctctaccccacccacccaccccctctctctctcttccccacccacccaccccctctctctctcttttccccccccctctctctctccccccaccagaTGAGTCGAGGGGACAGTCTGAAGGAGTCGTCTTCTCTGCTCCAGTCCAGCCAGCAGCCTGGCTTCCGCTCTGAACCCAGCCTGGATGGGAGAGAGGccccaggggagagagggggaggaggattgggaggaggtggagacagacCTGGAGGAGGGGGGGCACCAGGGTCAGGGGGTGGCGGTATCCCCGGTTACTCTCTAGGGGGACGTTCCTACCCCTCCTTTTCAGACCCAACGGTTCTATCCTCCGGTGGAGGGGGAGGTGCTTCCCATTCTTCCAGCATGCGTTCTGGCTCCGCCCACAACGCAACGCATGTCTCCGAGGCAACGACCTCCACGAGCTACAAGAGCCTGGCCAATCAGACGCCTCCTCCGCGCAACGGCAGCCTATCGTACGACAGCCTGCTCACGCCCTCCGAGAGCCCCGACTTTGAGTCGGCCGCACCCGACATGTCGCCCGGGCACCACCGTACCCCGGCACCACCCCCCATCCTGGGGTACTCCTCCCCCTACCTGTCGGCCCAGCTCAGCCAGCAGAGAGACGCAGAGCTCCACCAGCCCTCCGCCTCCTCCgtagccctcctctcctccccacaccGCGCCCACTATCTCCAGGAATCGCATCCCCACTCCCACCACTCTCAGCCCCCTCCCTCCTCCGCGGCCCCCCAGCCCCCCcacccacaccaccaccatcatcaccaccaccaccaccaccatagcaGCCACAGCTCCAGACCCCCCCGCTTCTCCCGGCCCCCGCTCCTGTCCGACTCTGCCGCCCACTACCCGTACCGCACCCGGTCCACGGACACCCCCCTGGCCCCCTCCACGCACCCCCCGCGCTCCCCCCACCCCCCGCCGCTGGGGAAGTCTCTGTCGTACTCTTCGGCGGCGGCGGCGGAGATGCAGTACCGGATGGTGCGCAAGGCGTCGGCCTCGGCCGGAGGGGGAGGGGCGGGAGGGGGGATCCATGCACCTAAGTGAGTAACGGCTCTGCTCTTTACCGACTGACTGCAGCCCGctgcctcctccttctcctccttctcttcctcctcttcttcttcctcctcctcccaggctCCTGTGAGTTCCTTtacctcttctccccccccccgtTGTGTGTTTTCCACTCGTCTGTAGAGTCGGTGCTTCTCCTCATCACTGCTTCTGTTGGTTCAGCCCCGACtgtcacccttttccctatagagtgccctactgttgaccactgctctggtgaaaagtagcgcacggtatagggaatagggtgccatttggtacgtaCCCGCTGTCTGTTTTCGGCTGCTGTAGTTGTTCCATTCAGTCTTTCTCTGTCCCGAACTGTCTCTCTGTCGCCTGTCCTGGTTCCCTTCACTATGTGATGGTGTTGTTACTGTACGTGTAGGTCTTTGTTATGAGACATCACAATACATTATGTAATGGCATgccattccctatgtagtgtactactgttgaccatctCAAAATGCATTTTGTCCACTATAGACCATGGTTGTGTTATCGATGTAGTTGTTAATATGTTTTATCCTGTTGCCCTCTGCGTGTGTCATCATTATCCAGCATGACGTCCCTCTGTTTGACTATAGGATTACAGTAGAAGATATCTGTATGTAACAGCCCTTGGTCACCCCTGCATGATATATCCCATCGATTGATTATGAATGCTTCCACAaaggcacactattccctaaaGTGAATAGGAGCTCTtttgggccctggtgaaaagtagtacactattgaggggatagggtgccatttagtatATACCCCGAGTGTGCGCTCTTCCTCTCCAATTTCTTAACTAatccttctttccctccctctctcgttctctctatccAGGGACGAGATTCAGATGAAGTTGTTCAGCCGGACGAACGGGCAGCCCAGGTCCTCCATTTCCTCCTCAGGCtccaccccttcctccccctctcacccaATCAGCATGTCCACTCGCCCCGGACAGGCCTATCCCAGCCCTGGAAACACCCAGAGCCCCGCCCACAAGCCGGGGGGCGGGGTGAAGAAAGTGACGGGCGTCGGCGGGACCACCTATGAGATTTCAGTCTGAGTTTGACGGGCGGCTACTCCGACTAATGGCGTCAGGGGTTGAAGGTGAAGGAGGGGTCAGAGATTGACTGATGATATTTCTGCCTCTCGGACCCTTCAGGAGAGGAAAGCTTTTAATAAACAGACGTTTTAAAAGTTGGGTGATGAGGAAGAGTGAAACGACAGACTTTTCTTGCTCTTCTTCCAAATGCGATGGACTCCGGACTTCCTCTCTCATTCAGAGACCTCCAGTCAAGGAACTACAGAACTATTTGGGAGGAAGTTGTTTAACCAATCACATTCAAGAACACAATACACCATTATGACATGGTGGGCTTACGGGCCCAGGGAGCCAATCATAAGAGGCGGGACTCTTTGACAATCCACCAATTTCTGGGCAGATTGAACTCTGTGGGAATGATTGACAGTTACAACTGGGTTTGCCTTTATTGGATAAAACAAGGAAGATCAACATGGCTGCGTATACACAGGCAgctcaattctgatatttttttgaccaatcagatcagctctgagaAAGTAAAAGGATCTGATCTGATTGGGAAAAATACATCTGGATTGGGCTGCTTGTAAAAACAGCCCATATTTTAAAGAGAAAAACAAAAATGTTCTTTCATTCATTCATAAATGTGTAATGATTCATTCTCTGTACAGAATTATATGGTTTGGAATTTATGGTGATTTCCTCCAATCAGTGGCATTTAAAGGTGACTGTGGCATGCACCGGCCACCATGGACCACTGTGATTGGCTAGTGATCACGCTGCCATTCTCTCTCGACCAATCAGAAATGGAGATGCTAAACTGTAGTAGACGGCAGGATCATTGGTAGAGTTCGTTTTTGGCCTGGCCTGGTTCCCCGAGTGGGCGGAGATTTCACTTAAGGACCAATGGAatgataaaaaaataagaaactcGACCAGTGACACAATCATCGGGTCTGTACTAAAGATGGAGCAGCCTTTTCTAAACAAACTTTGGAGCAATGGCCTTGATAATcaaggtgtttttttttattttacttatttaatttcaaaatgttattttatatGAATTTATATATAGCTGTtgataagattttttttttaacgggCTGATATAGGGTTTTTCTGGTTTGAGTTAATTTCAGAATTATAACCAAACAGGAAAGAAACTGTTGCCGCGTTCAAGTGCTAGTCGGAACTTGGGACATTTCTGACTTATTAACTGGTTTTAGTTAAACACGTGCCACGTTCAACCAGGTAGCAAGTCGAAAATgtcagtttcctagttccgactagcactgGAATGCGGCTAATTTGGATTGATGGCTGCACCAGCCAATCAGAGGCTGAGTTTTGAGTattcagccaaagagaggagctGGACAATGATATGGTTCAGCCAATGGGAAACAATGTATTTGATAAAAGAAGGCGATGTAGCATTTTTAAAGTCCTTTGATACACAGTAACCACTCGACTTCTCTTGGGGCATATTTCAGAAATACCCCGCTGTACTTTCTGATTGTTTACTTCTGAGCTTTGTAATGGGtgtgtctgaaatggaacccttttcactatatagtgcactacttttgaccagggcctaaaagactctggtcaaaagcagtgcactatgtagggaatagaatgCCATAACACACACCCAATGTTTTGTTTTATTGGTCCGGATACTGACATCTCTGGTTGCAGTCCACTAGCTGACCTATTGAGAAACTAGCGAGGATCACATGCTTTGGCGCGACCAATCCAAAGAGAGCAAGAGATTCATATCAACCTACTCTTATATTCGTTAATGGTTTAAACCAATGATGAGCAGCTGAAAGTCAGTAACATCCTTTTTATATTTAATTTgtacttttcttttttttgcaaGATTTTAAGACAATTTACAGGGCATTGCTTTAGACTGACAGTTTGTTTGACCAGTCAGGAGCGTAGAATGAAACAAAATGGTCTAGGACTAAAAAAAAGCACGTCGCCCAATATGTTTGACTGCCATCAGGAACAGCCAATGCCCTTACAGATGATGTTTAGACAAGTACAGGCCCTGGACTTGGGtgttttgaaataaataaatcaaatttaaaaaGTACTGTATagctctgtatgtgtgtgggcgtgtgcatgtgtgtatgtgcgtgtgtgtttgagcattggtaataaagtatttaaaaccaAAGGCAGTGTTCTTTTTGTTTGCAGTTGAGGTCTGCCAATGCAACACATGAGAAAGGGCAGAACATAGTCTATCCCATACTTACTACACATTCAGAGTAGAACTTTTAAGTTGGACCAAAGGATTCCACATTGGCAATTAAAAGTTATGATCCAGTTACAGTAGAGTTTCATGCAACTTAACAGAATTTCTTCTGTTAAGGGGCCAGAGAATCATTGTGGGGTTTACATCAGTCAGTAGTTCTCAGGTTCATATGTAGGGAGCAAACTCAGACTCGCCTCCCTCCATAACTCTTAAATGCCGTCACTACCAGAAGGCGGTGCCAAAATGTAGGTTCAACATCCGGCGCCGACaaagatggccgcctcgcttcgcgttcataggaaactatgcagtattttgttttttttacgttatGCCACCAAAACATACATGTTGCTAAAAATGCTTAAATTCCCATTTATCTTTAATTGTAAACCTGGTGGgatgagccctgaatgctgatttgctgacagcagtggtatatcaaaacatacatttttactgctctaatgacATTGGTAAcctgtttataatagcaataaggcatctcgggtttatggccaatataccatggctaagggctgtgtccaggcactctgatttgtgcctaagaacagcccttagtggtatattggccatataccacaccccttcgTTCATGATTTCTTATAGTATAGTGCAActtgaaatgtaaaggcaatgttcctgtgGTCAGGAACATTACCAGACTCAATGTATTCATGTACACATTTTTATtgcataaaaaaaacatgtcagaCACCTCAAGCGGCAGGCTCACCCATTCAATCTACACATTCTGAACGGAAGGTTGAGACCGAATTCTACAGTAACCAAGGGAATGTCAAACAAGTAGTAAAACGTTATGTTACATCACCTAGAGATGCTGGTGTCAAAATGTTAATAGTTTAGATGGAAGCCAGCCCTGAAATGGGAGCGTTTGAAAGTAAACATGTAATTCTACCTATTCTGTCAGggtggagaggagtgagggatatTCTGTCATGGAGGGGATTGAGAGATATTCTGTCATGGAGGGGAGTGAGGGATAGAGACTACCAGTGCCTCCCTCAACCATCTCTGATATgactattttatagatgacaaaATAACAGGTCTAGTTCTCACATGGAGTTAGCGTTATTAGCCAAATGCTCTGTTCACTCCAGCATCATCTTGAACTGAAAACTATTAGGTGACAACCACTTAtggaagagaaaaaaaataaaacaagtttCCTCTCAAAGACAGAGGCCGTGGCTCATACACATTATCATGGACCCAGTTGAAGGTAGGGAGCTGGCGTAAAATATTTGACCATGTCTAAGCCATTTCAGACGAAGCCAATGTAACCTCAGTTCAATGGGTGCATGCAATTTGTCTCACCAAGCATGGACTGGACGGAGTGTAAATTCACACTATATCCCAAATGGGACACGTTTTAAATCAAGTGAAACACTAGGAATGGAGTGTATAATTGTAGTGTGCCAATATTAAAGCCtaaataaaatgtattcaattgttaaGTCATGTCACACCCCTTTTccctagtgcactatattaggTAATataatgccatttgggacacaaccaatgATGAGCATAGAGTTTCTCCAGGGAACTGGAGGAAAGATCGATGCAACTCATAAGTATGACGGAGACGTACAAATCTAACTGTACAGTTGAGATATTAGTTAATATTGAGTTAATCATAATCACATTTTGCAACTGAAATCGTGTTGTACATAGCAAAATAAAAAAGGATTCGTAACAATCATGTTTGTTCCCTCGATAGAACATAACACCAGCTAGTCCCATTGTGATGTCCCAGCGTTCTTCTGAGGCCACTACCCCTGACAATTCTATTTGTCCTTCTTGGTCTCCGTCTCCTCCACCTGGGCGTCGACCTCAGGCTCCTCCTCTTCGTGCAACGGCGGGAACTGTGATTCGTTGATCTTGTCGCTCCAGTCTCCCTTGGACTTATTGAGTTTCTTGGACTTCTGGTAGAGCTCGTTCAGGTTGAACTCCCGGATGATGTTCTCCTGttgagagtgagtgtgtgcatgtttggGTTTACAGACATTTGTCAAATTAAGTGGAAGTATAtgcatatcccccgtgcatcccgcaaaggcggaggtgttgctaacatttacgatagcaaatttctatttacaaaaaaaaaagatgttttcgtcttttgagcttctagtcatgaaatctatgcagcctactcaatcactttttatagctactgtttataggcctcctgggccatatacagcgttcctcattgagttccctgaattcctatcggaccttgtagtcatagcagatattcacatttttggtgactttaatattcacatggaaaagtccacagacccactccaaaaggctttcggagccatcatcgactcagtgggttttgtccaacatgtctctggacccactcactgtcatactctggacctagttttgtcccatggaataaatattgtggatcttaatgtttttcctcataatcctggactatcggaccaccattttattacgtttgcaattgcaacaaataatctgctcagaccccaaccaaggaacatcaaaagtcgtgctatatattcacagacaacacaaagattccttgatgtccttccagattccctctgtctacccaaggacaccagaggacaaaaataagttaaccacctaactgagtaactcaatttaaccttgcgcaacaccctagatgcagttgcacccctaaaaatatttctcataagaaactagctcccaggtaaacagaaaatacccgagctctgaagcaaagcttccagaaaattggaacggaaatggcgccaaaccaaactggaagtcttccgactagcttggtaccgaagagcccttactgctgctcgatcatcctatttttccaacttaattgaggaaaataagaacaatccgaaattcctttttgatactgtcgcaaagctaactaaaaagcagcattccccaagagaggatggctttcacttcagcagtgataaattcatgaacttctttgaggaaaagatcatgattattagaaagcaaattacggactcctctttaaatctgcatattccttcaaagctcagttgtcctgagtctgcacaactctgccaggacctaggatcaagagagacgctcaagtgttttagtactatatctcttgacacaatgatgaaaataatcatgtttgtctctgtgaatggtttgtcctctgacaaatcaactgtaaatgtcggtgttcctcaaggttccgttttaggactactattgttttcactatatattttacctcttggggatgtcactcgaaaacataatgttaactttcactgctatgcggatgacacacagctgtacatttcaatgaaacatagtgaagccccaaaattgccctcgctagaagcatgtgtttcagacataaggaagtggatggctgcaaactttctacttttaaactcggacaaaacagagatgcttgttctaggtcccaagaaacaaagacatcttctgttgaatctgacaattaatcttaatggttgtacagtcgtctcaaataaaactgaaggacctcggcgttactctggaccctgatctctcttttgaagaacatatcaagaccatttcaaggacagcttttttccatctacgtaacattgcaaaaatcaggaactttctgaaaaaaatgcagaaaaattaatccatgcttttgtcacttctaggttagactactgcaatgctctactttccagctacccgga carries:
- the LOC110533174 gene encoding palmitoyltransferase ZDHHC5 — translated: MPGSSKSGGVGGLPSPPHTASPSRPLRPSRYVPVSAATAFLVGSTTLFFCFTCPWLSEQFSVAVPIYNGVIFLFVLANFCMATFMDPGIFPRADEDEDKEDDFRAPLYKTVEIRGIQVRMKWCSTCRFYRPPRCSHCSVCDNCVEDFDHHCPWVNNCIGRRNYRYFFLFLLSLTVHIMGVFGFGLLYILYHTQQLDRVHSAVTMAVMCVAGLFFIPVAGLTGFHMVLVARGRTTNEQVTGKFRGGVNPFTNGCWKNVSHVLCSSQAPRYLGRKRKPHSVVVQPPFLRPQLTDTQLAAKVLDNGIHGDLHRSKSSLEMMESQSCDAEPPPPPKPELRYPALSRGHQGQHTEESSLLNKAPPTPTMYKYRPTYSSPGKNHTALTHAYANQMSRGDSLKESSSLLQSSQQPGFRSEPSLDGREAPGERGGGGLGGGGDRPGGGGAPGSGGGGIPGYSLGGRSYPSFSDPTVLSSGGGGGASHSSSMRSGSAHNATHVSEATTSTSYKSLANQTPPPRNGSLSYDSLLTPSESPDFESAAPDMSPGHHRTPAPPPILGYSSPYLSAQLSQQRDAELHQPSASSVALLSSPHRAHYLQESHPHSHHSQPPPSSAAPQPPHPHHHHHHHHHHHHSSHSSRPPRFSRPPLLSDSAAHYPYRTRSTDTPLAPSTHPPRSPHPPPLGKSLSYSSAAAAEMQYRMVRKASASAGGGGAGGGIHAPKDEIQMKLFSRTNGQPRSSISSSGSTPSSPSHPISMSTRPGQAYPSPGNTQSPAHKPGGGVKKVTGVGGTTYEISV